Part of the Nitrosopumilus piranensis genome is shown below.
ATTTTTTAAAACAGATAGGGCTTTTCCCATTTGACCTTTTTCAGAAATTAACGAAACAAGTCTTTGTGCAGCAACTAGTGTGTCACTTGCATTTTGAGGGGTAAAAGAGCAGCCACCTACTAAATTTGAGAGTTCTTGAACATTAGCTATTGTTCCATTGTGTGCAACACAAAGATCCTTTACTTTGAGAGGTTGTGCATTTTCCAATGAACTCCTGCCCATAGTAGAATAACGAACATGTCCTATTACACAAGGAGAAGAATATTCTTCAGCAATTGCCTTGAATTCAGAAGATGCTGCAGACACAAGACCTAATCTTTTGAGTGGAGGTTTGTTTGGTATTGCAATACCCCAGGCCTCCTGGCCCCTATGTTGTAAAGCACGTAATGCATCAATTGCCATTGGAATAACATTAGTACCACTAAGGCTGTAAATTCCAATTACGCCACAATTTTCTTTTGGTTTATCATCAAGAACATGCAATTTGTGATTGTTATCCATGCAATACCAAATCCCTTAACGAATTTAACCAAGTTTTTTGTGCTTTATCAACTCTTAGATCTATAATTGATTTTTTACCATTAACAAAATGAATCTTTTCTCCAGTAAATTCACCAATAACGCTGTACAAAGCTTTATTCTTTTTGAGGATTTTTTCAATTTTTGAGAGATTTTTCTTATCAAATGTTAAAAGATAGCGAGAGTGACTTTCAGAAAAGAGGATTCCATCAACATCCAATTTTTTACAAGGGACTTTTTCCAAAGATACTTTGCAACCAATTAGATTGTTCATAGACAATTCAGATACTGCAATTGCCAGTCCACCTTTTGAGCAATCATGAGCTGATTTCAAAAGTTGTCTTTCTATAATATCTAAAACTGATTTCATATTCTTTTTTGATTCTGAAAAATCTACTTTTGGACATTTTCCACCTACAAATTTGTGAATATATTCAAAATATTCAGAACCCCCCAATTCATCTTTTGTATCTCCAACAATTATCAGGCAGTCACCATCACTAATTTTTTGAGGAATTTGAGGATTTTTGTCAATTAATCCAATGACCCCAATTAGAGGAGTGGGTTTAATTGGACCGACAGGAGTTTCATTGTATAGACTAACTTTACCACCAATACATGGGATTTTGAAATCCTTTGCAAAATCAGTCAACCCCTTTAGGGATTCTAAGAATGTCCAAAAAATTTCAGGATCCTTTGGATTTCCAAATTGTAGATGATCTAACATTCCAATTGGTTTGGCGCCAGTACAAACAACATTTCTGCATGCTTCCTCAAAGCAACCAATTGCACCTTCTCTTGGATTGATGTAGCATTGTTTTGGATTACCATCAATTTTTACTGAGAGAAATTTACCATTGTCTAATCTTAAAACAGACGCATCTCTTCCTGGCTTTACCACAGTTCGGATTCCTACCTCATGATCATATTGCCCATAAACCCAAATTTTACTTGCAATGTTTGGGGATGCAAGTAATTTCATCATTGTTTTAGAAAAATCAGAAATTGTTTTGAACTTTTTTTCTTGTTCAATTGTCTTAAGATATGATGGTTTTTTTGATGGCAAATCAAGCAAGGTAGCATTTGCAACAACATCTGTTGGAAGATTTGCAAATGTTTTTTTTCCTTTTTTGACATGCATACGGTTATCAGATTTTACAGTTCCAATAACAGAGCAACCGATTCTAAATTTTTTACATATTTCTTGTAATTTTTTAAATTTAGGTTTACTAGTAACAATTAGCATTCTCTCTTGAGATTCAGAAACCATAATCTCATCGGGATGCATATCAGATTCTCGAGTGTGCACCTTACTAACATCCATCTCAATTCCAATATCTAATGCATCTGCAGTTTCAGAAATAGCACAAGACAGTCCACCGCCACCCAAATCTTTCATTGCGTGAATGAGTTTTTCATTTCGTGCCTCCAAAACGGCTTCAATAATTAATTTCTCAATAAAGGGGTCAGGGATTTGAACAGCAGAACGGTCTTCAGATTCTAATGAATCAGAAGCAAATTGTGAACCACCAATGCCATCTCTACCAGTAGAACCACCCATTAGTACTACTATGTCACCTTTTTTTGCATGGTTTTTTATTAAATTCTCTTTTTTACCAAAACCAACTGCTGCAACATCTACTAATGCATAATTTTCATAGCATTGATCAAATTCAACTTCTCCCCCAATAGTTGGAATGCCCAAGCAGTTACCATAATCGGCAATTCCAGTAACAGCATTTTTGAACAGCCATCTTGCTTGTTGATCTTTTTCAATATCTCCAAATCGCAACCCATCAAATATTGCGATAGGCCTTGTCCCAGCTGATAAAATATCCCGAATTACACCACCAACCCCAGTTGCAGCACCACCGTAGGGCTCAACAGCAGAAGGATGGTTATGACTTTCAATATGTGCAGTAACAACATATCCATCACCAACATCCAATACACCAGAATCATATCCTTTTTCTGTAATGACAAGAGGGCCCTTCATGGGCAACATTTTGAGATGTCTTTTTGAGGATTTGTAAGAGCAGTGCTCAGACCACTCTGCTGCAACAATTTGTAATTCAGTGGAGGTAGGATCTCTTCCAATTTTAGATTTTAATTCAGATAGTTCTTGAGGTTCTAAACTCAATTGCTTACACCTATTTTTTTCAGAAGAGATTCAAAAATTAGAGAAGATGGTTTGCTATCAATTGGATTAATTTCTGATTCTACTGCTCTTTCAGGATGAGGCATCATTCCAACAACATTTCCATCTTCATTACACACACCTGCAATTCGGTCTGATGAACCATTAACTACTCTGTCGTATCGAAATACAATTTGATTTTTTTTCTTTAATTGTTTCAAAGTTTCATCATCCACATAG
Proteins encoded:
- the purL gene encoding phosphoribosylformylglycinamidine synthase subunit PurL, translated to MSLEPQELSELKSKIGRDPTSTELQIVAAEWSEHCSYKSSKRHLKMLPMKGPLVITEKGYDSGVLDVGDGYVVTAHIESHNHPSAVEPYGGAATGVGGVIRDILSAGTRPIAIFDGLRFGDIEKDQQARWLFKNAVTGIADYGNCLGIPTIGGEVEFDQCYENYALVDVAAVGFGKKENLIKNHAKKGDIVVLMGGSTGRDGIGGSQFASDSLESEDRSAVQIPDPFIEKLIIEAVLEARNEKLIHAMKDLGGGGLSCAISETADALDIGIEMDVSKVHTRESDMHPDEIMVSESQERMLIVTSKPKFKKLQEICKKFRIGCSVIGTVKSDNRMHVKKGKKTFANLPTDVVANATLLDLPSKKPSYLKTIEQEKKFKTISDFSKTMMKLLASPNIASKIWVYGQYDHEVGIRTVVKPGRDASVLRLDNGKFLSVKIDGNPKQCYINPREGAIGCFEEACRNVVCTGAKPIGMLDHLQFGNPKDPEIFWTFLESLKGLTDFAKDFKIPCIGGKVSLYNETPVGPIKPTPLIGVIGLIDKNPQIPQKISDGDCLIIVGDTKDELGGSEYFEYIHKFVGGKCPKVDFSESKKNMKSVLDIIERQLLKSAHDCSKGGLAIAVSELSMNNLIGCKVSLEKVPCKKLDVDGILFSESHSRYLLTFDKKNLSKIEKILKKNKALYSVIGEFTGEKIHFVNGKKSIIDLRVDKAQKTWLNSLRDLVLHG